One Triplophysa rosa linkage group LG9, Trosa_1v2, whole genome shotgun sequence genomic window carries:
- the lrrc9 gene encoding leucine-rich repeat-containing protein 9 isoform X1 has translation MTQREQRRLNPDEEIIKELCVSNGVSYEEVSQEGSKIVDLEMFFSGFPRMVGLSLFPRLSRLTIVGQTISVIQGLEYCPLLKALWVVECRLNEISGLQNCLQLQKLYLYDNNIQHITNLEMLVNLHVLWLNKNQISEIQGLSSLVNLEELHLADNAIETLGHSLDPNTSLQNLNLSGNKISSFKELTHLTRLSQLRELSLTDPQSSPNPVCLLYNYYTHVLYHMPHLQRLDTYDVSMKHLKDAAESTVLKKMMYYTMRGRCAQRQFDELKAKLRQHKKDQIQLPEERIWVLTHMLRNLKCELSNIQGDGKKSGEPEDSDVCSDREQKLQCKLDAVRDRLQIWEQRLKKVEACYQCDLALASDRKEMMAHLLLLELETVGNIRFEEGNTNDPWFTSCYDLLLSRFCAWDYKTHHINGIKINRIIRIHNQALRLRFQDKLHSLNMESSATSQNYKRHTEYLFYVPDPEHSCESDEILHIAETGFKTADEYKGFGRERAVPLSNSVSVCDRLRMTFLQKTSDCNPADLLPFRHGQLIISKVFLGRNAAVKEEVPIDCKYYPRANSVYLSTNSKQHTALTAPDCDCRQRQKLWYVFDHELVLPEYLVDFEYITQDTPELSSSSDSSSVTHFSTAVASSESRAELDLDEEAFNMEPILKPHPKMLNLEEQSILTVARANVLSQITVLNLHGNSLNKLSEISRLTALQRLTLSFNDLTRLGDISHMPNLEYLDVSFNRISTLEGLRGFSRLKELDLRWNQLTHVRDDMNVLRKHTPALLRLDTRHNPWHRHECVRMVILGRLKTLTHLDDILVMEEEAAAAAQMAARSRINQASLVAHSWTDNERPRSLSLLSSVHLLTQMSPSPWKHPHELEPGWTAKITALNLDGQQLTRLSNLDQLVNLRWASFDNNELSHIEGLEHWPLLEELSLNCNNISRLEVSCTLQRLTRLSINSNHLQCLDGDVLDRLPNLHFLSVEDNIISSLHGLQRSRLLFELYIGNNDISTIREIYHLKTLSSLIILDLYGNLLVNKLENYRIYMVFHLPSLRALDGVAVEVCESEAAKDVFEGRLTADMVAEKLGHTNYRELSELNLQSSSIRTVDLAPADLFGNLRSINLEHNNLTSFGGLIFLPNIKVLFLNYNHIESILPRQKVQSHMSNKQILHHKVTSSGYGQQNSRLSREGESHDNQEPLMPSLEVLHLGHNGISSLLTLQLSRLTNLRALFLQGNDISHVDRLEGLLRLRELVLDRNRIKSLNENSFRGQEVLVDLRLAENRIRELNHLQPLTGLRRLFLDMNKIQDVSELEKLEVLPSLIELSVVGNPVSRRSLHRQAVVLHLSRLQVLDDITITLEERTRAELLSNEAQVAHTQAFSIQGSSSGAADMTLPGLVPLMTRPVPLRRTSLNPGIHTLITDQQQDTHDVGRYKKQRGGVSLLRGLQNDVSIRQIRGASSHYPTVLQPAGHRVFSISPNSDLDSRYQFYGGPRPKPPL, from the exons ATGACACAAAGAGAGCAGCGGAGACTAAATCCAGATGAAGAAATTATAAAAGAGCTG TGTGTGTCCAATGGAGTATCCTATGAGGAGGTGTCTCAAGAAGGGAGTAAGATCGTGGACCTAGAGATGTTTTTCTCTGGGTTTCCACGTATGgtgggtctctctctctttcctagACTATCCAGGCTCACCATCGTAGGCCAGACCATCAGCGTAATCCAGGGCCTGGAGTACTGCCCACTTCTCAAGGCATTATGGGTGGTGGAGTGCAGGTTAAAT GAGATTTCGGGCTTACAGAACTGTCTGCAACTACAAAAGTTATATCTGTATGACAACAACATCCAGCATATCACAAATCTAGAGATGCTGGTCAACCTTCATGTTCTGTGGCTCAATAAGAACCAGATCTCTGAAATACAG GGATTGAGTTCACTTGTAAATCTTGAGGAGCTGCATCTTGCTGATAATGCTATCGAGACACTTG GTCATAGCCTGGATCCAAACACCAGTCTCCAAAACCTAAACCTCTCAGGAAATAAAATCAGTTCTTTTAAG GAGCTGACCCATCTCACTCGGCTGTCCCAACTGAGAGAACTGAGTCTGACAGACCCTCAGTCCAGTCCAAACCCAGTGTGTCTTCTCTATAATTACTACACACACGTCCTGTATCACATGCCGCACCTGCAACGTCTGGACACGTATGATGTTTCAATGAAACATCTCAAAGATGCAGCGGAG TCTACAGTGCTAAAGAAGATGATGTATTACACCATGCGGGGACGATGTGCTCAACGACAGTTTGATGAACTCAAAGCCAAGCTCAGACAGCacaaaaaagatcaaatacAACTACCAGAGGAGAGAATATGGGTGCTAACACACATGCTCAGAAAT TTGAAGTGTGAGCTGTCAAATATACAGGGAGATGGCAAGAAGTCAGGTGAACCTGAGGACTCTGATGTTTGCTCTGACCGTGAGCAGAAACTCCAGTGCAAACTGGATGCTGTCAGAGACCGACTGCAGATCTGGGAACAGCGTTTGAAGAA ggTAGAGGCGTGTTACCAGTGTGATCTGGCTTTGGCTTCGGACAGGAAGGAGATGATGGCGCATCTCCTATTGTTGGAGCTGGAAACCGTGGGAAATATTCGGTTTGAGGAGGGAAACACAAATGATCCTTG GTTCACCTCCTGTTATGATCTCCTGCTGTCTCGTTTCTGCGCGTGGGATTACAAAACTCACCACATCAATGGCATTAAGATCAATCGTATCATCCGGATCCATAACCAAGCCCTGCGGCTGCGCTTCCAGGACAAATTGCATTCTCTCAATATGGAGTCTTCAGCCACCTCACA GAACTACAAGCGCCATACAGAGTATCTGTTCTACGTGCCTGATCCAGAGCATTCCTGCGAGAGCGATGAGATACTCCACATCGCAGAAACTGGTTTTAAAACCGCTGATGAATATAAG GGGTTTGgcagagagagagctgttcctCTCTCTAacagtgtgagcgtgtgtgacAGACTGCGGATGACATTCCTCCAGAAAACATCAGATTGTAACCCTGCCGACCTGCTTCCCTTCAGACATG GTCAGTTGATCATTTCTAAAGTGTTCCTGGGCCGCAATGCTGCAGTAAAGGAGGAAGTCCCAATAGATTGTAAATATTACCCAAGAGCAAACTCTGTTTACCTGAGTACCAACTCAAAACAACACACAGCACTAACAGCCCCTG ACTGTGACTGTAGACAGAGGCAGAAACTGTGGTACGTCTTTGATCATGAACTGGTGCTTCCAGAATACCTTGTGGACTTTGAATATATCACACAG GACACACCTGAGCTCTCCTCTTCTTCAGACTCCTCCTCTgttacacatttttccactgcTGTTGCCTCATCTGAGTCCCGTGCTGAGCTGGACCTGGATGAGGAGGCATTCAACATGGAACCCATCCTGAAACCCCACCCTAAGATGCTCAATCTAGAAGAGCAATCTATACTGACTGTGGCCAGAGCAAATGTGCTCAGTCAGATCACA GTGCTGAATCTACATGGCAACAGTCTGAATAAACTGTCAGAGATTTCTCGACTCACGGCTCTGCAGCGTCTCACCCTCAGCTTTAATGACTTAACTCGTCTGGGAGATATTTCACACATG CCAAATCTGGAATATCTCGACGTTAGTTTTAATCGTATTTCAACTCTGGAGGGTCTGCGTGGATTTAGCCGACTGAAAGAACTGGATCTTCGCTGGAATCAGTTGACACACGTCAGGGATGACATGAATGTGTTGCGAAAACACACCCCAGCTCTCCTCCGCCTGGACACACGACATAATCCATGGCACAGG CATGAGTGTGTGCGTATGGTGATTCTCGGTCGGCTGAAGACCCTCACTCATCTGGATGACATTTTAGTGATGGAGGAGGAGGCGGCTGCCGCGGCTCAAATGGCTGCCCGATCCAGAATAAACCAG gcatCTCTGGTCGCCCACTCTTGGACTGATAATGAACGACCGCGCAGTCTGAGTTTGCTGTCTTCTGTTCACCTACTCACACAGATGAGCCCGTCTCCATGGAAACACCCCCATGAGCTTGAGCCAGGCTGGACTGCCAAA ATCACAGCACTGAATCTGGATGGTCAGCAGTTGACACGACTCAGTAATCTAGACCAGCTGGTAAATCTACGCTGGGCTTCATTTGACAATAATGAGTTATCACATATTGAGGGTCTGGAGCACTGGCCTCTACTGGAGGAACTTTCACTTAACTGCAACAATATAAGCAGATTGGAAG TTTCGTGTACGCTGCAAAGACTGACGCGTCTCAGCATTAACAGCAACCACCTACAGTGTTTAGACGGGGATGTGTTAGACCGGCTGCCCAACCTTCACTTCCTGTCTGTTGAGGACAACATCATCTCCTCTCTTCATGGACTTCAAAGGTCACGCTTATTATTCGAGCTATACATCGGCAACAATGACATAAGCACCATCCGTGAAATCTACCATTTAAAG ACACTTTCCAGTTTAATCATTCTGGATCTGTATGGAAACCTCCTGGTGAACAAACTGGAGAACTACAGGATCTACATGGTGTTCCACCTGCCTTCTCTCAGAGCACTGGATGGAGTGGCTGTG gaggTGTGCGAGTCAGAAGCTGCCAAAGATGTGTTTGAAGGGCGACTTACTGCAGATATGGTGGCTGAGAAACTGGGACACACTAACTACAGAGAGCTATCAGAGCTCAATCTGCAGTCCAGCTCAATCAG GACGGTGGATCTGGCTCCTGCTGATTTGTTTGGTAATTTGCGCAGTATTAATCTAGAACACAATAACCTCACTTCATTCGGTGGTCTCATCTTCCTGCCCAATATCAAG GTGTTGTTTCTGAACTACAACCACATTGAGTCCATTCTGCCACGTCAAAAAGTACAGAGTCACATGAGCAACAAGCAGATTCTTCATCATAAAGTCACTTCCAGTGGCTATGGGCAGCAGAACAGCAGGCTCAGCAG AGAAGGAGAATCCCATGATAATCAGGAGCCTCTGATGCCTAGTTTAGAAGTTCTGCATCTAGGTCATAACGGTATTTCCAGCCTGTTGACTTTACAGCTGAGCCGACTGACTAACCTAAGAGCACTGTTCCTACAAG GAAATGATATTAGTCACGTGGACAGACTGGAGGGTCTCCTGAGGCTACGTGAGTTGGTTCTGGATCGAAATCGAATCAAGTCTTTGAATGAGAACTCGTTCCGCGGACAGGAGGTTCTGGTGGACCTGCGTCTGGCAGAGAATCGCATACGCGAACTGAATCACCTGCAGCCGCTCACAGGGCTCAGAAGACTGTTTTTagacatgaacaaaatacag GATGTTTCAGAACTGGAGAAACTGGAGGTTCTCCCTTCCCTCATAGAACTGTCTGTAGTTGGCAACCCA GTGTCACGGAGGTCCCTCCACAGGCAAGCAGTGGTATTGCATCTGTCTAGACTGCAGGTTCTGGATGATATCACCATCACCCTGGAGGAAAGAACCAGAGCAGAGCTTTTATCCAATGAAGCACAGGTAGCTCACACACAGGCCTTTTCTATCCAG ggTTCTAGCTCAGGTGCTGCTGATATGACTTTACCAGGTCTGGTACCATTGATGACCCGACCAGTTCCTTTAAGACGTACCAGCCTGAATCCAGGAATACACACACTTATAACTGATCAGCAACAAGACACACATGATGTAGGCAGAT ATAAGAAGCAGAGAGGAGGTGTCTCTCTCCTGCGTGGCCTTCAGAATGATGTGAGCATCAGGCAGATCAGAGGAGCTTCTAGCCATTACCCAACAGTACTGCAGCCGGCCGGACACAGAGTTTTCTCTATTTCTCCTAACAGTGATCTTGACAGCAG GTACCAGTTTTATGGCGGTCCCAGACCTAAACCTCCTCTGTAA
- the lrrc9 gene encoding leucine-rich repeat-containing protein 9 isoform X2, whose amino-acid sequence MTQREQRRLNPDEEIIKELCVSNGVSYEEVSQEGSKIVDLEMFFSGFPRMVGLSLFPRLSRLTIVGQTISVIQGLEYCPLLKALWVVECRLNEISGLQNCLQLQKLYLYDNNIQHITNLEMLVNLHVLWLNKNQISEIQGLSSLVNLEELHLADNAIETLGHSLDPNTSLQNLNLSGNKISSFKELTHLTRLSQLRELSLTDPQSSPNPVCLLYNYYTHVLYHMPHLQRLDTYDVSMKHLKDAAESTVLKKMMYYTMRGRCAQRQFDELKAKLRQHKKDQIQLPEERIWVLTHMLRNLKCELSNIQGDGKKSGEPEDSDVCSDREQKLQCKLDAVRDRLQIWEQRLKKVEACYQCDLALASDRKEMMAHLLLLELETVGNIRFEEGNTNDPWFTSCYDLLLSRFCAWDYKTHHINGIKINRIIRIHNQALRLRFQDKLHSLNMESSATSQNYKRHTEYLFYVPDPEHSCESDEILHIAETGFKTADEYKGFGRERAVPLSNSVSVCDRLRMTFLQKTSDCNPADLLPFRHGQLIISKVFLGRNAAVKEEVPIDCKYYPRANSVYLSTNSKQHTALTAPDCDCRQRQKLWYVFDHELVLPEYLVDFEYITQDTPELSSSSDSSSVTHFSTAVASSESRAELDLDEEAFNMEPILKPHPKMLNLEEQSILTVARANVLSQITVLNLHGNSLNKLSEISRLTALQRLTLSFNDLTRLGDISHMPNLEYLDVSFNRISTLEGLRGFSRLKELDLRWNQLTHVRDDMNVLRKHTPALLRLDTRHNPWHRHECVRMVILGRLKTLTHLDDILVMEEEAAAAAQMAARSRINQASLVAHSWTDNERPRSLSLLSSVHLLTQMSPSPWKHPHELEPGWTAKITALNLDGQQLTRLSNLDQLVNLRWASFDNNELSHIEGLEHWPLLEELSLNCNNISRLEVSCTLQRLTRLSINSNHLQCLDGDVLDRLPNLHFLSVEDNIISSLHGLQRSRLLFELYIGNNDISTIREIYHLKTLSSLIILDLYGNLLVNKLENYRIYMVFHLPSLRALDGVAVEVCESEAAKDVFEGRLTADMVAEKLGHTNYRELSELNLQSSSIRTVDLAPADLFGNLRSINLEHNNLTSFGGLIFLPNIKVLFLNYNHIESILPRQKVQSHMSNKQILHHKVTSSGYGQQNSRLSREGESHDNQEPLMPSLEVLHLGHNGISSLLTLQLSRLTNLRALFLQGNDISHVDRLEGLLRLRELVLDRNRIKSLNENSFRGQEVLVDLRLAENRIRELNHLQPLTGLRRLFLDMNKIQDVSELEKLEVLPSLIELSVVGNPVSRRSLHRQAVVLHLSRLQVLDDITITLEERTRAELLSNEAQGSSSGAADMTLPGLVPLMTRPVPLRRTSLNPGIHTLITDQQQDTHDVGRYKKQRGGVSLLRGLQNDVSIRQIRGASSHYPTVLQPAGHRVFSISPNSDLDSRYQFYGGPRPKPPL is encoded by the exons ATGACACAAAGAGAGCAGCGGAGACTAAATCCAGATGAAGAAATTATAAAAGAGCTG TGTGTGTCCAATGGAGTATCCTATGAGGAGGTGTCTCAAGAAGGGAGTAAGATCGTGGACCTAGAGATGTTTTTCTCTGGGTTTCCACGTATGgtgggtctctctctctttcctagACTATCCAGGCTCACCATCGTAGGCCAGACCATCAGCGTAATCCAGGGCCTGGAGTACTGCCCACTTCTCAAGGCATTATGGGTGGTGGAGTGCAGGTTAAAT GAGATTTCGGGCTTACAGAACTGTCTGCAACTACAAAAGTTATATCTGTATGACAACAACATCCAGCATATCACAAATCTAGAGATGCTGGTCAACCTTCATGTTCTGTGGCTCAATAAGAACCAGATCTCTGAAATACAG GGATTGAGTTCACTTGTAAATCTTGAGGAGCTGCATCTTGCTGATAATGCTATCGAGACACTTG GTCATAGCCTGGATCCAAACACCAGTCTCCAAAACCTAAACCTCTCAGGAAATAAAATCAGTTCTTTTAAG GAGCTGACCCATCTCACTCGGCTGTCCCAACTGAGAGAACTGAGTCTGACAGACCCTCAGTCCAGTCCAAACCCAGTGTGTCTTCTCTATAATTACTACACACACGTCCTGTATCACATGCCGCACCTGCAACGTCTGGACACGTATGATGTTTCAATGAAACATCTCAAAGATGCAGCGGAG TCTACAGTGCTAAAGAAGATGATGTATTACACCATGCGGGGACGATGTGCTCAACGACAGTTTGATGAACTCAAAGCCAAGCTCAGACAGCacaaaaaagatcaaatacAACTACCAGAGGAGAGAATATGGGTGCTAACACACATGCTCAGAAAT TTGAAGTGTGAGCTGTCAAATATACAGGGAGATGGCAAGAAGTCAGGTGAACCTGAGGACTCTGATGTTTGCTCTGACCGTGAGCAGAAACTCCAGTGCAAACTGGATGCTGTCAGAGACCGACTGCAGATCTGGGAACAGCGTTTGAAGAA ggTAGAGGCGTGTTACCAGTGTGATCTGGCTTTGGCTTCGGACAGGAAGGAGATGATGGCGCATCTCCTATTGTTGGAGCTGGAAACCGTGGGAAATATTCGGTTTGAGGAGGGAAACACAAATGATCCTTG GTTCACCTCCTGTTATGATCTCCTGCTGTCTCGTTTCTGCGCGTGGGATTACAAAACTCACCACATCAATGGCATTAAGATCAATCGTATCATCCGGATCCATAACCAAGCCCTGCGGCTGCGCTTCCAGGACAAATTGCATTCTCTCAATATGGAGTCTTCAGCCACCTCACA GAACTACAAGCGCCATACAGAGTATCTGTTCTACGTGCCTGATCCAGAGCATTCCTGCGAGAGCGATGAGATACTCCACATCGCAGAAACTGGTTTTAAAACCGCTGATGAATATAAG GGGTTTGgcagagagagagctgttcctCTCTCTAacagtgtgagcgtgtgtgacAGACTGCGGATGACATTCCTCCAGAAAACATCAGATTGTAACCCTGCCGACCTGCTTCCCTTCAGACATG GTCAGTTGATCATTTCTAAAGTGTTCCTGGGCCGCAATGCTGCAGTAAAGGAGGAAGTCCCAATAGATTGTAAATATTACCCAAGAGCAAACTCTGTTTACCTGAGTACCAACTCAAAACAACACACAGCACTAACAGCCCCTG ACTGTGACTGTAGACAGAGGCAGAAACTGTGGTACGTCTTTGATCATGAACTGGTGCTTCCAGAATACCTTGTGGACTTTGAATATATCACACAG GACACACCTGAGCTCTCCTCTTCTTCAGACTCCTCCTCTgttacacatttttccactgcTGTTGCCTCATCTGAGTCCCGTGCTGAGCTGGACCTGGATGAGGAGGCATTCAACATGGAACCCATCCTGAAACCCCACCCTAAGATGCTCAATCTAGAAGAGCAATCTATACTGACTGTGGCCAGAGCAAATGTGCTCAGTCAGATCACA GTGCTGAATCTACATGGCAACAGTCTGAATAAACTGTCAGAGATTTCTCGACTCACGGCTCTGCAGCGTCTCACCCTCAGCTTTAATGACTTAACTCGTCTGGGAGATATTTCACACATG CCAAATCTGGAATATCTCGACGTTAGTTTTAATCGTATTTCAACTCTGGAGGGTCTGCGTGGATTTAGCCGACTGAAAGAACTGGATCTTCGCTGGAATCAGTTGACACACGTCAGGGATGACATGAATGTGTTGCGAAAACACACCCCAGCTCTCCTCCGCCTGGACACACGACATAATCCATGGCACAGG CATGAGTGTGTGCGTATGGTGATTCTCGGTCGGCTGAAGACCCTCACTCATCTGGATGACATTTTAGTGATGGAGGAGGAGGCGGCTGCCGCGGCTCAAATGGCTGCCCGATCCAGAATAAACCAG gcatCTCTGGTCGCCCACTCTTGGACTGATAATGAACGACCGCGCAGTCTGAGTTTGCTGTCTTCTGTTCACCTACTCACACAGATGAGCCCGTCTCCATGGAAACACCCCCATGAGCTTGAGCCAGGCTGGACTGCCAAA ATCACAGCACTGAATCTGGATGGTCAGCAGTTGACACGACTCAGTAATCTAGACCAGCTGGTAAATCTACGCTGGGCTTCATTTGACAATAATGAGTTATCACATATTGAGGGTCTGGAGCACTGGCCTCTACTGGAGGAACTTTCACTTAACTGCAACAATATAAGCAGATTGGAAG TTTCGTGTACGCTGCAAAGACTGACGCGTCTCAGCATTAACAGCAACCACCTACAGTGTTTAGACGGGGATGTGTTAGACCGGCTGCCCAACCTTCACTTCCTGTCTGTTGAGGACAACATCATCTCCTCTCTTCATGGACTTCAAAGGTCACGCTTATTATTCGAGCTATACATCGGCAACAATGACATAAGCACCATCCGTGAAATCTACCATTTAAAG ACACTTTCCAGTTTAATCATTCTGGATCTGTATGGAAACCTCCTGGTGAACAAACTGGAGAACTACAGGATCTACATGGTGTTCCACCTGCCTTCTCTCAGAGCACTGGATGGAGTGGCTGTG gaggTGTGCGAGTCAGAAGCTGCCAAAGATGTGTTTGAAGGGCGACTTACTGCAGATATGGTGGCTGAGAAACTGGGACACACTAACTACAGAGAGCTATCAGAGCTCAATCTGCAGTCCAGCTCAATCAG GACGGTGGATCTGGCTCCTGCTGATTTGTTTGGTAATTTGCGCAGTATTAATCTAGAACACAATAACCTCACTTCATTCGGTGGTCTCATCTTCCTGCCCAATATCAAG GTGTTGTTTCTGAACTACAACCACATTGAGTCCATTCTGCCACGTCAAAAAGTACAGAGTCACATGAGCAACAAGCAGATTCTTCATCATAAAGTCACTTCCAGTGGCTATGGGCAGCAGAACAGCAGGCTCAGCAG AGAAGGAGAATCCCATGATAATCAGGAGCCTCTGATGCCTAGTTTAGAAGTTCTGCATCTAGGTCATAACGGTATTTCCAGCCTGTTGACTTTACAGCTGAGCCGACTGACTAACCTAAGAGCACTGTTCCTACAAG GAAATGATATTAGTCACGTGGACAGACTGGAGGGTCTCCTGAGGCTACGTGAGTTGGTTCTGGATCGAAATCGAATCAAGTCTTTGAATGAGAACTCGTTCCGCGGACAGGAGGTTCTGGTGGACCTGCGTCTGGCAGAGAATCGCATACGCGAACTGAATCACCTGCAGCCGCTCACAGGGCTCAGAAGACTGTTTTTagacatgaacaaaatacag GATGTTTCAGAACTGGAGAAACTGGAGGTTCTCCCTTCCCTCATAGAACTGTCTGTAGTTGGCAACCCA GTGTCACGGAGGTCCCTCCACAGGCAAGCAGTGGTATTGCATCTGTCTAGACTGCAGGTTCTGGATGATATCACCATCACCCTGGAGGAAAGAACCAGAGCAGAGCTTTTATCCAATGAAGCACAG ggTTCTAGCTCAGGTGCTGCTGATATGACTTTACCAGGTCTGGTACCATTGATGACCCGACCAGTTCCTTTAAGACGTACCAGCCTGAATCCAGGAATACACACACTTATAACTGATCAGCAACAAGACACACATGATGTAGGCAGAT ATAAGAAGCAGAGAGGAGGTGTCTCTCTCCTGCGTGGCCTTCAGAATGATGTGAGCATCAGGCAGATCAGAGGAGCTTCTAGCCATTACCCAACAGTACTGCAGCCGGCCGGACACAGAGTTTTCTCTATTTCTCCTAACAGTGATCTTGACAGCAG GTACCAGTTTTATGGCGGTCCCAGACCTAAACCTCCTCTGTAA